A DNA window from Actinokineospora baliensis contains the following coding sequences:
- a CDS encoding VOC family protein has product MTSRLLALCFDADDPARLARFWADLLGWTTVEDPRGGVAVVPGDDTGFLIRFVPGAGPKVGQNQMHFDLTSSSLDDQRRRVARAVELGGAHIDIGQGPDEEHVVLADPEGNEFCVIEPGNRFLADCGLIGAVACDGSQAVGYFWSAALGWPLVWDQDEETAIRSPHGGPKITWGGPPLDPKTGKYRLHFDLEADAAEVDRLTTLGATRVDIGQGDVDWLVMTDPDGHEFCALPPSRP; this is encoded by the coding sequence ATGACCTCGCGCCTGCTCGCGCTGTGCTTCGACGCCGACGACCCCGCCCGGTTGGCCCGGTTCTGGGCGGACCTGCTGGGCTGGACGACGGTCGAGGACCCGAGGGGCGGGGTCGCGGTGGTTCCCGGCGACGACACAGGTTTCCTGATCCGGTTCGTGCCGGGCGCGGGGCCGAAGGTCGGGCAGAACCAGATGCACTTCGACCTGACCAGCTCCTCGCTCGACGACCAGCGGCGGCGGGTGGCCAGGGCGGTCGAGCTCGGCGGGGCGCACATCGACATCGGTCAGGGGCCGGACGAGGAGCACGTGGTGCTCGCCGACCCCGAGGGCAACGAGTTCTGCGTGATCGAGCCGGGCAACCGGTTCCTGGCCGACTGCGGGCTGATCGGGGCGGTCGCGTGCGACGGGTCGCAGGCGGTCGGGTACTTCTGGAGCGCGGCGCTGGGCTGGCCGCTGGTGTGGGACCAGGACGAGGAGACCGCGATCCGCTCCCCGCACGGCGGCCCCAAGATCACCTGGGGCGGCCCGCCACTGGACCCCAAGACCGGCAAGTACCGGCTGCACTTCGACCTGGAAGCCGACGCCGCGGAGGTCGACCGGCTCACCACCCTCGGCGCGACCCGCGTCGACATCGGCCAAGGCGACGTCGATTGGCTGGTCATGACCGACCCCGACGGGCACGAGTTCTGCGCGCTGCCGCCGAGCAGGCCCTAG
- a CDS encoding putative adhesin — MAGIIMGHGSHHGNDVVTVPAGLPLRFFTDEGSPLLMVNLLELLKRDYPRTPMHTAAPGTTVPNYQYAPFEPYELRAIAQADQLDLPRVIVGTPAQRTTVRLCEDPKGCPPAGPHRCAGVFGKAAGWAELLVISCRIHVGHPQQPTVALMTPTGRDTSVFDALFAWVSAFVPQPTAAQDVTWKALTERERIRLIASDDEIRFWADCFDLRTRLAALDKAAALDLVKAAPEPVRFRLLRDYPAHRDLARDGIVLLPDERQAIAAFPRAVFDDQVRVWLDLELADQIRWMADPTMTSWASAFNVLEMFDAGLRGPGLLAMLGELDAAGKAFAQGEPALVQYLAERKA; from the coding sequence ATGGCGGGCATCATCATGGGACACGGATCGCACCACGGGAACGACGTGGTCACCGTGCCCGCAGGTCTGCCGCTGCGGTTCTTCACCGACGAGGGTTCGCCGCTGCTGATGGTCAACCTCCTGGAGTTGCTCAAGCGCGACTACCCCAGGACGCCCATGCACACCGCGGCACCGGGCACCACCGTGCCGAACTACCAGTACGCGCCGTTCGAGCCCTACGAGCTACGGGCCATCGCTCAAGCCGACCAGCTGGACCTGCCACGCGTCATCGTCGGCACCCCGGCCCAACGCACCACGGTGCGACTCTGCGAAGACCCCAAGGGCTGCCCTCCGGCAGGCCCCCACCGCTGCGCCGGGGTGTTCGGCAAGGCCGCGGGGTGGGCGGAACTGCTGGTGATCTCCTGCCGGATCCACGTCGGCCACCCGCAGCAGCCGACCGTCGCGCTGATGACCCCCACCGGTAGGGACACCTCGGTGTTCGACGCGCTGTTCGCCTGGGTGTCCGCCTTCGTCCCCCAGCCGACCGCCGCCCAGGACGTCACGTGGAAGGCGCTCACCGAACGCGAGCGGATCCGCCTCATCGCCTCGGACGACGAGATCCGGTTCTGGGCGGACTGCTTCGACCTGCGCACCCGCCTCGCCGCGCTCGACAAGGCAGCAGCACTCGACCTGGTCAAAGCCGCTCCCGAACCCGTCCGGTTCCGCCTGCTGCGCGACTACCCCGCGCACCGCGACCTCGCCCGTGACGGGATCGTCCTCCTGCCCGACGAGCGCCAGGCCATCGCCGCCTTCCCCCGCGCCGTGTTCGACGACCAGGTCCGCGTCTGGCTCGACCTCGAGCTGGCGGACCAGATCCGCTGGATGGCCGACCCGACCATGACCTCCTGGGCCAGCGCCTTCAACGTCCTCGAGATGTTCGACGCGGGCCTGCGCGGACCGGGCCTGCTGGCCATGCTGGGTGAACTCGACGCTGCGGGCAAGGCTTTCGCGCAGGGTGAGCCCGCCCTGGTCCAGTACCTGGCCGAGCGGAAGGCCTGA
- a CDS encoding FAD-dependent monooxygenase has product MESVRADVVVVGAGPTGLMLANEVALAGVCVVVLERLPERSGQSKALNLQPRTAEVFDLRGLMESTREYALGTWGGGHFGGRPLGYEGWGTRHPYQVHIPQAGVERALEERLGEQGVQVQWGHDVLELAQDDTGVNAVVRTPAGELEVRADYLVGCDGGRSTIRKQLGVDFPGTDASVFSFVADIVLDKMPAAVPTRLRSVRDAIAKSSDRGVGGLIPMGEPGHFRLVFTDLTATPDVQSTPVSEADVLSALRHLYGEEVAVPEVRWASRFTNATRQVANYRVGRVLLAGDAAHIHFPAGGQGLNLGIQDAMNLGWKLAAEVRGTAPEGLLDTYHAERHPVGARVLDNTRAQTLPPRPTPETLAMHRLITQLAELPEANRYLAGMVSGLDIRYAFEGPEHPLLGARLPDIELTTGWASDLFHPGHGVLLTTDDQHAKAAAAWSDRVVTAVVADLGDLGAAAVLVRPDGYVCWLSPLDGAADFDELERTLGVWFGRP; this is encoded by the coding sequence ATGGAATCGGTGCGCGCCGACGTCGTCGTTGTGGGTGCGGGTCCGACAGGGTTGATGTTGGCCAACGAGGTGGCGCTGGCCGGGGTCTGTGTTGTTGTGCTGGAACGGTTGCCCGAACGCAGCGGCCAGTCGAAGGCGTTGAATCTGCAGCCGCGCACGGCCGAGGTGTTCGATTTGCGCGGATTGATGGAATCCACGCGCGAATACGCGCTGGGCACCTGGGGTGGCGGCCACTTCGGCGGGCGGCCGTTGGGGTACGAGGGCTGGGGGACCAGGCACCCGTACCAGGTGCACATCCCGCAGGCCGGTGTCGAACGCGCGCTGGAGGAGCGGCTCGGCGAGCAGGGCGTGCAGGTCCAGTGGGGTCACGACGTGCTCGAACTGGCCCAGGACGACACGGGTGTCAACGCTGTTGTCCGCACCCCGGCCGGAGAACTGGAGGTGCGCGCCGACTACTTGGTCGGATGCGACGGTGGGCGCAGCACGATCCGCAAGCAGCTCGGCGTCGACTTCCCCGGGACGGACGCGAGCGTGTTCTCGTTCGTGGCCGACATCGTCCTCGACAAGATGCCTGCCGCGGTCCCGACCCGTCTGCGATCGGTTCGCGACGCGATCGCCAAGAGCAGCGACCGCGGTGTGGGCGGCCTGATCCCGATGGGCGAGCCCGGTCACTTCCGCCTGGTGTTCACAGATCTGACCGCCACGCCCGACGTCCAGTCGACACCGGTGTCCGAGGCCGATGTGCTGTCCGCTTTGCGGCACCTGTACGGGGAGGAGGTCGCGGTCCCCGAGGTGCGCTGGGCGTCCCGGTTCACCAACGCCACCCGCCAGGTCGCCAACTACCGGGTCGGCCGGGTGCTGCTGGCGGGCGACGCGGCGCACATCCACTTCCCCGCGGGCGGTCAGGGCCTCAACCTCGGCATCCAGGACGCGATGAACCTGGGCTGGAAGCTCGCCGCCGAGGTGCGCGGCACCGCGCCCGAAGGACTCCTCGACACCTACCACGCCGAACGCCACCCGGTGGGCGCCCGCGTCCTCGACAACACCCGGGCGCAAACCCTGCCACCGCGCCCCACCCCCGAGACCCTCGCGATGCACCGCCTGATCACCCAACTCGCCGAACTCCCCGAAGCCAACAGGTATCTCGCGGGCATGGTGTCCGGTTTGGACATCCGCTACGCCTTCGAAGGCCCTGAGCACCCCCTTCTCGGCGCTCGCCTGCCCGACATCGAGCTGACCACCGGCTGGGCCAGCGATCTCTTCCACCCGGGCCACGGCGTCCTGCTCACCACCGACGACCAGCACGCGAAGGCCGCGGCGGCGTGGTCGGACCGCGTCGTCACCGCGGTCGTGGCTGACCTCGGCGATCTCGGGGCGGCAGCTGTGCTGGTCCGCCCTGACGGCTACGTGTGTTGGCTCAGCCCACTCGACGGTGCCGCCGACTTCGACGAACTGGAGCGAACTCTCGGTGTCTGGTTCGGTCGACCGTGA